In Rhodamnia argentea isolate NSW1041297 chromosome 5, ASM2092103v1, whole genome shotgun sequence, the DNA window attttgaattttcttggaGGACTTTTTTTTGTGGTGAGGATTTATCTGTGTTTCTATTGGTCGGATGGCGGAAGTGTGGGACCAGAGATTGGGCTTTCCTTTAGCCGGTCTAGATCTCGCATCATCTCAGCTTCCAAATACACACATGGGCCGAGAAGGCGCAAGGATTAAGATTCTGGATTCGCTTTTGTGGGCCGCGACCAGGCCCATCTCTCGAGTCCAAATTTTTGGTGAGTCCAGTCCAGCAAAGAGGAGTTTGAAACTCGGGGGTATTGCATGGTTTGCTTCATTTAGTTTACACAAGCAAAATGAATGTTTTGAACGACAAGTTAACGGCCAGCCGAAATTGAGTCATCAAAAGTCTTAGAGAAGCTCTAGCTACTTAAAACTTGTTGCTTAATACGATATATAAGGACCGTTACTATAAACGGGACTACACCCTTAATAGTGAAATATCGATTGCTTGTTGAACCCTGTTCAACAATTATAAGAAATGGAACCATCCGTGGAGAGACACTTCGATTATAACATGAGCCTTGATTGGAGAATCCATACCACTTACTTGGACCAAAAGGTCTTCTAATATCAATAGGTTGATTGTTTCGCTCCTCcatctttcaaaatgaaaaaagagctTTGAGAGCTGTTTTATGGAATCCCAATTAAAAGGCGAGGTACTTCCTTAAGTAAAATTTAAGGCtagataaaatttgaaaattgaactaAACATAGCCAGATTCTTTTATGCAATAGGAGACCACGAAAGcaaagatgattttcattaGGAGGACGGCATGGCCTTGGAAACCACATCAGATATATCATTGCTTTCGATTCGACATTCGATGGCGAGACATATCTCCAAAAGATCAAAGCACGGTACATATTTCAAACTTCACCTAAAGGTGTGTTTTGTTGAGCATGAATTGTTTTTTCTGGACTTTCACGAGTTTAGTATGGTGAAAATAATCGgtcaatgaaaaatcatttatggccaaagaaaatatatgtgcctaaagttaaagaaaatgaatttcctaaCCTAAGAGGGAAAATCATGTTCCTGAAAAATGactcctagaaaaaaaaaaatctttatcgTGGAGTTATTACCCGAAGAAACACACCTAAGGTCAAAATAATTATCTTTAAAACCAAGAGATCCACTTCAAAGATATAGGAGAAGTCCCCGGGTATATCAATATTTAGCCTTTGATTCATGTCTCGTCGACCAATCATTCCTAATTCACATCTTTGTTGAAATCATGCAGCTCCGGACCGAAAAGACTTATTGGAGTAATCCCAACTCCAGGATCACGGATGTCGATGAGGTGGGAATAGAAGCGGGATCATCGATTGCTCGATGGTTATAAACttggctttcttttttctagaacCTTCATCTCGTCAGAAAGCCTTTCTCTCTGTCATTAAGGTCTCTCCATGTCAGCGACTCCATGCTAACAAccgaaacaaaagcaaaaaaagcaATACCCACGAAACAATAATTCATCCGAATCAACCTCGAACTTTGGACACCCCACAAATGTTATTATCAATCATGGacccatttgaaaaatcaaatcgcCTTTCCTTATTCTAGATAATCTCAATAGCAGCATCTTCTTCTAGGGATCGCCAGCGaattggaattaaaaaaaaaaagcaagagaaattaaattatcattaagcgcaaAAGGCAATGACTAAGCAATCATTTCTGCTATTGCCCGCCACATGATTTCTTCATCATGGGACCGTAGCAACCGATAAGAAACATGTTTGAGTTTTGTTTCCGCCGCCATGCACGTGGCCACTCCGCAAGCTCTTCTCGTTAATTAATCTCGATTTGTCATTAGTTTATGGGGGGatcttttgaaaagaaattgtGTTAGGTGGAAGAACAACATGCGCTGGGATCTGGAAAATGGCGATCGAGCGCCCGAAGTTCCAGCATTGATGCCAGAGATGATTGGTTTTATTCATGGGGCACATGATCCCACGAACAAAGATAAGATAAACCGGGTAACTGCCCAGCTTAGATTAATCGTTTTAAGGTTTCACATGTCGGGGTTCGTATTTTCTAACTTGTCTTTGGAGGACTTGATCGGTAGAATCTAGTGGTCTTCTGCGTATCTGTTAAAGCAGTTGCCTTTAGGTATTCCAATGGCAGGTGCCGTGGCCGCCAAGCTAGGGCGGGTTGAGGTTTGTTGTTTCGTTGATTAGTGTTCAGATGAGGTGAAAGCTcgtatgtattttttatttttttccgtaTTCTTCCGTTTCGTTTACATCGGTCGAGAACTTCAAAGTCCAAAGGAATTAGCGACGTTAATTACTGTCTAAATATAGCGAAAATGTGGATACAAATCAGAAAGGGACAATCATTCACTCCATGTTCATTCTGCAATGAATATATGCAGACAAAGAGAGGATTCAATTCCTTTGGATACAACTATATCTATCTGGTCAATGTCGGCCTTCTCCACGGTTTGTATTGATGGCTTTGCTGGTGTCGGCACCAAACGATGCATCAAACAAGGGCAATGTCTCCAtgcttgaaaaatttaagaacaGTGAGGTGATGTGAAAGATGGACATAGTGTCTGATGAACGTGTAGTGCAACAGTAGACTCTGTACAATGTTGAGATTCCCTTTTTGGAGGAAGGATTTATTTCCTTTGGACCTATTTATTTCGTACACCACCCGCCTGAATTTTCCGTCGACATAGACGGGTCTAGATGGTCATCTGTCTTCCAATTTCAGATGGGAACATGCTGTGCATCGTTGGAAATTTTACGCAGATGCAGGCACAATTGAAATCCGTCTTCATTTGCACGCAGCGGGGCTGAAGCTCGGTTCTCGAAAAGATGCGCAAGCGACTTCCATCGCCCTCGAGTGATGAAGTCTCGGAGTCTCCAGCACCTTCGATCGGCACAAAGTCAATCTTTGTCATGTTACATACGCGATTACCAATCTTCGCACTAGCGCAAACTTCACGAATCTCATATTGGCTTTGTCCATCGCTCCCACCGATACGAGTATCAACTAAGCTTTGTCTAGTACTTCACTGATGCAAGCCTCGGGCATGAACGAGGACACTTCCTTCTGTTCCAATGGGGTCACGTGAAGTCTGGCTTGTACAAAACAGATTGCAGAGGACTCAAGCACCGAGTTGATGGCGTGTGTGGTTTCTACAAGTTTTTTCAAAGTCTCTTTCACGGGAGGGTGACCCCAACTTTcgtccttttattttcttccacgCTTCCATCTCCttgtcttcttctcttctcggaatttgtgctttgattctctctctttcttcagaGGATATGCACGCCCCCAATGAAAATGTATCTTTTATTGTCCTCCTTATGAAAAAGCTACGTGCTTTTGCTAACTCCGAGTAGATTTGTCCGGTTAAAATAATTTCTAAGTGGTGTTTGATTGATGAAATGATCGGCACAAATCGCTACCACTTTCTTCCACTCTCCCCCGTCCCtcccctctcctctcctctcctctcctttaGAACTGACTgacatcaatcaattcatctAGGTTTCGAGTTTCACTAAGCGCCAGGCCTCTACGAAACATGGAAGTGTTCTTTTATTTctaagcaggaaaaaaaaaaagcaagagaaTCTTAAACGATTGTCCTCgaaattcccaaattttatcATATGCGTTGCTATTTTTATACACCAAAATTTAAGCAAGAAAAAAATGGGGATTTtcctcttcccttccttcttatGAGTTATATCTCGTGGAGGGTAATACGTAATGTACTTCCCATAACTTGGCTCCGACTAGGGATGGAGAATTCGATTTCGCTCCTTGGTTTCTTTTCAGTAATGCTGCTACTCCAGCCATGGCCAGAACCCGGAGTGGTCGTCCATGCTGCAGAACATGTTGGTGATGCTGCTCTCTTCCTTGACTATCATGGGGTGATCGGGCCTCGAGGGATTTTGGAACAGCTGTGCCACCGCCAGTCCCCCGGAGGCGGCAGGCCTTATCGAGGAGGGGAACAGCTGGCGGCCTGCTGCCGGAGGAGCGTGGCCTGAGACCGGGCTCTCGACAGGCGGCGTCCTCGTGATGTCGAGCTTGATCTCGGAGCTGTTCTCGCTCCGGTTGCTGCAGGAGCCCTGGTCGGTTTCTTTGTTGAGGTTGATGGATTCGGCTGGTTCTCTGGTACTCTTGAGTGCCAGTATCTGCATATTGAATATACcatgaaaaaagggaaaaacctaAAAGATACCCATCAAGATTAATGCCAAGAAAAGCTAGCTAGGCCTCTCAATTTGGATTGAGAAAGTAACTTTGACTATGCTTTGCTCCACCAGATCACAATTTGAATAGAAATGAAAACCCATTTTCAGAGGAAAAGTCAACATTAAGAGCATTCATCCTTTGGCCATTTCATAAaggcaaaaatgaaagaagaaggaaaaaaaaaaagaaaaccacccTGCACACACCATTCAATCCccatgaaaaattccaacaaTTTCAAACGTCTCCAAACTAACCACAAACGACTCTTAGCTCAAGCTCAGTACTTTAGCTTCTGcagtaaaattttcaaacataCCTCGGCTTGAAGCTTCTGGTTCTGAGCTTGGAGGGCTTCGTTGTCAGCCTTCACAGCATCGAACTGTCTCTTGAGCACATCATAGTCCTTCTCCAGCTGCTTCGTCTTCCACCTCGCCCTCCTGTTCTGGAACCAAATGGCGATCTGCCTGGGTTGGAGGCCGAGTGCTCTGGCGAGCTGCATTTTCCTCTCAGGCTCAAGCTTGTTGCCGAGCTCGAAGTTCTTCTCCAACGTCTTCACCTGCTCCATGTTgagcctcctcttcttctctcccCCGGGCTGCGACCCATCATCTTCCGACAGATCTTCCTCTCCATTGacgttgctgttgttgttgttggggtCGTCGCTCACGTCAATGCCTGTGAAGGACACGGATCTCTTGCCCAGCAGGGAGGCAACACCTGTGGGTGCAccagcggaaaaaaaaaaggaaaagactttCAAGCACACTCAgcgaaaatgaagaaaaaggaagagaccgGGCAGAGTCTTGTTAAGTACCATGGTAGTCTTGAGGTGTGCAAGAGGATAGGATCTGGTGCTGATGATGGCGATGAGGGTGTTCGTGATCTTGATCGTGGGGGGCTTGAAGCATGAAATTTGCTGAGAAGAAGGCCATAAATCCAATCCTACACTAGTTCCAAGCCATAACCTGAACCTTATGAACACACTCCTCCCGTTTGAATCTTTGAGACTCCACAGTTTTGCCTGACAGTCATGTTgaagctcagagagagagagagagagagagaaagaggggggagatgatgatgatgatgatgatgactaaatttgataaaaataaaaacccttTAAGCTAAAATTGAGAGGGAATAAATTCTCGTTGAGGTACGAAGGGAGATGCACAACAAGTTGGTGAAATGTTGGCAGCTTATATATCTCGCAAGCTCCTACGGATGAGTTGTTCTTCCAAAAACTATTGATATAACCAATaaggaaatggaaaaggaaaaagaaaaaaaaaaggcggtaTTGGTGAGGAAAGAGTTGATGTCCTCCTAAATATAGTAAATACAGCTAAAtttcccgttttttttttttaataactggGGATACCCAGTACCCTTTAattctattttaatatttctgatgacagggaaaaaaaaaaaggtttgtcGGGCGAGGAAATTAAGGAGGGGGAAACCTTAGTTAGTGTGCCAACGGTTATGTTCGTCgtctttatttagaattttagaCTGgtgtgaatgtgaatgtgaaagTGAAAGTCAAAAAAATGTCAAACTCATATAGTGAGAAAAGAAAGACCATTTCCTTAGCCAGGcagaaaaatcaattaatgttggtTCCTGTTTTCCGAGTGTAAAGGAACAGAAAAGCTTGTGGTCTGAGGAGATAAATAGTGGTACTTTTGTTGTTGCTCCCTTGGAGCTTCTAAGTCTCAGCATGCAACATTTCATTAGAGGATCAAAacccttcttttgtttttctagagTGGTTAGTTCAACGAGGggaggttcttttttttttttttttttcgatttctcGGGATGCGCCTACTTGAGCGGTAGACATTTTCTGCAGACAAGTTTTCTGGACTTTCACGAGCTCGGCTCGCTGAAATCGGTCAGTCGATCGGAAAACCACTTGCGGCCAAAGTAAAAACACGCGTGCCTGAAAAGTCAAGAAGACGAACTCCCTAATCGGGAAAAAGGGGAGAACATTTTcccggaaaataatttttcgaaaaagcactttcttttatcatgaagtttttctCGAAACAAGCGGGCCATTGATGGATTTGGATTCTCTCACGGGCAAAAGCAAACGtgcatatgtgtgtgtgtgtgatattTTAGGCCCCTATTCAtgttgtggagagagagagagagagagagagagagattgcttgAGAAAGTTGAGATGAGTTGGCCCCTAATATTTTTCCCTCTAAGGAGtagaaaaggaaggagagagagagagagagagagagagagagagagagaggaatctaaggaggagagagagagagagagagaagggggtcCAATGGAAGGGCAGGGTTTGCTACCTAAACCACCAACAAGCAATGTGCAATCGGATGGACCCTCTTTCCCATCATCCCCTTTTATCCTTTTCCCCCTTTCAAaaccctctcctctctctctctctctctctctctctctctcaagagaATATTACTATATTCCACCAATGGAGCTGTTCATTCTTGTCTCGGAGCAACCTTATGTATGGGTTTTAATGTGTTCcttctcccccctccccccttctctctctctctcctacccCATTGCTCAATACCATACACACACTCCCACCTCCTAGACTTTTAGATCTATGTTTCATTGTCTCGATTCGAATGGGATAAATCGGTTCGTGAATCCGCCAGCGTTTGAAATACGATGGGGAAaagtatccaaaaagtcttaaacttactGTACATCGGCCAAAtcgatcataaacctttcaatcgtgCCAATTCGATCCTTAACTTTTTGACGATTCGTCCctatagtcctaaaccttttaattatgtcaatttagtcatcaactaatcctaaattttttgacaatttgttgaTATAGTCCTTCGACCGATTATCCAAATAATTGGTTTAAaactaaaatggcaaaatttagaaagtttaggactaaattgtcctTGTTgagaagtttaggactaaattggcaaaccgTCAAAAGGTTCGGGTCTAAATTGGTAgaatcgaaaagtttagaatttaatCGGCTGTCATACAATAAatttgggagttttttttttacaattatccCAAATGAGGTGCAGTTTGCTATTATGTTGTCGATTAAAAaccgaaagaaaagaagaagggagatCCGTATTGTCAAAAGCCAATACATACGTTTTGTTTGATTCTCTCTGCGAAATGCATCGGTCTCCCTGGCCCTAGTAGCTAGCGGTGTAATTCCTAATCCCGCACAAAATTAGGCTTTTCGTGCTGAAAACAGTCttgatatacaaaaaaaaaaaaaacaatgaaataagtgaaaaaataaataaagcaaagCCCTAGTTTGCATTTTCATAATCAGCCTCTTTCTTTAATCCGTGGAGTTGCACCCATAGACCTTTAACAAAACATGTTTTAGTTGAAgctttccttttacttgtcgAATTGGGTTGTCAGACGATGATgtcccaaaagaaaaggaaccgCCTACAAGCACTTTTTAAGTCTAAATATGAGTAAGGGCGACTCATTTTATGCTAATTAATTCAATTCTTAACCTCGTGAATCTTTACaatcttgactttttttttttacctaaacCAAATTGTATAACTCTCTCGAGTTATTGAAACCCTCTTGAGTTTTCTCTCTAGTCCCTACTAGGCCGCTCGAGGTTGATGTCGAGTATAAACCACATGCATGAAGAGCAACATAGCATGACACTCGTGAAAAGAATAAGACATTCGACGggataattatcaaaaagtttttAATCCTATTGCACGAATGTCAATCCAGTCTTAATCCtttcgatttggccaatttagtcttaaaccttttgatatttttccaatgCATTGTTCTGCACATTTTGGCCGGCAACCAATGACTTGGACGCCAGCTGTCCCGACTGCTAAAGGCCGAAAATAGATGACCTTCTAGCAATCTCTTTACAAGTTTGGTCATTGACCTTTTAATCAACTATAAAAATGCATTCTTTCCAGCCATTCCAAAATCCTTGCTATCACTGCGCGACCACACCGCGCAATTTACTTAGTCACGAATTGCCTTTAATTTGTAAGTGTATTCATTCAAAGTCGCAacgaagggggaaaaaaaaaaacagaatgtgGAGATGAAGGAACTTGCGAGGAACTACATCGCGCGATTTACTTTGCGGACTCGAATGATCTAGTTGAGTTTCACCTGCGAAAAACAGTATATTTTCCCCGGCGGGTCCTAAGGGAAAGTATGGTGCATATGTCCTGACCTAGATTATCGTCGGAAATTTCGTCGTGGCAATTTACCGAACACTCATGGTCTCCGTCCTTCCTAATTGGCTTGCcctgcttttattttttccatttcaaaCACGTTGGACCCATCAATGGAATCCAAACGCCCAACACATGGTCCCAGAAATAGGAAGATTTAGCCAAAAGTTTGCGGGCCGATTTAACGGACGTCGCTCTTTTTCCCCCCCTCAGGAAAAACGCATCGACCTGATGAGATCGTTCGAATTGAAAGCGTGACTTCGACCACCCCGGAGAGAAGCAACTGCGGAATCGCCCTCCATGCGCTGTGTACATGTTCAGCTGTCGCTTTTGGCGACCATCTTCATGCTCGAGACATCAATTGTGGACACTGGACACGCATAGAAAAGGGAGACCGACCACTCGAAATTTAACCTGGATCATAAATCCATTtcgtaatatatatatatatatatatatatgatgagGTAAGTTATTATATGAATTAGTTAAATtcaataaatggatcataaattaGCCGAAACATAATACGGGTATTAAATTGCTAATCAATGGGTCGTAAGTGGATTTACAATTTGTTTAGAGCCAACCCACCACTCTAGCCCTCACTCGATCTTGCACTGAGTTACTCCTTATTCTTACCTCAATTTGGATATGATTTTTCCTATATTTTATTTAAGTGACATATATGTTCTTTCACAGATTTATCTCCaattataaaaaggaaaaattctaaaaagggGCCTGAACTAccttcattttctaaaaaaaaaaaaggcctgaaaTAGACCTTGTTTGAGAGAAGAACCTGAAGTGTctctttattttaaagaatggcTTGACCAAAGGCATTTtcgttatttactttttttttctctgttatTTACTGTTCTTcctatttcttctctctcttttttcccttttttttgtccttctttCTCGCCGGTGGTCGATCTCAAGCGACAACCGGCCACTAGCAAGGGCAGGGCGAAGCAACCTTTCACTCGAGCACGCCGAGGGTGGCCCTCACATAGGTAAGGCAAGCCCGATAAGGGCTCGTGGATGGAGGATTCGGAAGGGAGCTAATCCTCGAtattgggcccttatttgagaaaacaggGGTAATtcggctcttatttgaaattttttcattctACATCATACCATTCAAGCCggacaattttcttttgcttttggtaTGTTCTACTCGCATGGCGCAACCTACTCCTAAGGTTAAATTAAGACTATATTTTAATTATAGAATAATGTTAAGATCTTCTGTCGAAACATTCGTTTTGTCATTGTCGATTACCAAGCATCGGTATCGCACGACCACCGCCATCGAATTGGCCAATAATAGCACCAACAACATCTTGCATCGGCCACTGCCAACG includes these proteins:
- the LOC115753309 gene encoding homeobox-leucine zipper protein ATHB-13-like; its protein translation is MAFFSANFMLQAPHDQDHEHPHRHHQHQILSSCTPQDYHGVASLLGKRSVSFTGIDVSDDPNNNNSNVNGEEDLSEDDGSQPGGEKKRRLNMEQVKTLEKNFELGNKLEPERKMQLARALGLQPRQIAIWFQNRRARWKTKQLEKDYDVLKRQFDAVKADNEALQAQNQKLQAEILALKSTREPAESINLNKETDQGSCSNRSENSSEIKLDITRTPPVESPVSGHAPPAAGRQLFPSSIRPAASGGLAVAQLFQNPSRPDHPMIVKEESSITNMFCSMDDHSGFWPWLE